TGTTCTTCAACATTAACTCCAACCACACCTCTAATAGAATGATCAACATATAAGTGCACTACTCATTTCATTTCATTGACATATTGATAAACTGCACCGGCATCTGTATCATTCAGCATTCTCTTGTATTTATCCTCATCATTTTTATACCACCATAATGTATAGTTTGAATGATCAAGATCACAAATGTATTTCACGTCAACAATGTTAGCAATTgtgatttaataaaataaagtcACGTCAGCAATGTTAGCCACCTCCCCTTTTTTGTAACGGGAGGCTAATGACAAGGATTAAAATCAAATGGAAATCAACCTAtaagaaatttataaaaaaaaatagagtaaAACCAAAACACGTCAATTTAGAGGGACAAATTGGCAATTAAGTTAAATATATTTGTGGTCCTCTTAAATATCTCATATTGTCCTTACAAAAATTTTACTTCAAATAATGGTCTTCATAAAAATTTTCAGCCAAAGTTTTGGTCCCTCTTGCTAAAATCATCGCTAAAACTATCACTAATTCAGTCGATACGTTGTAAAAATCATTAGTAAGTGGTAAGTTGCAGGAGGGACAAAAATGTTGATTGAAAATTTTAGGGAAATCATTccctaaaaacattttttgaacgattaaaagtaaaatatgagatttgtaaaaaaaaaaatgaaatatttaagagAAAGACAAAGATATTTAACCTTGACTATTTAAACCTACTTTTACTATGATATATACTTCCTTCCTCTCTCTCAaagaggggtgatttaggatcaattttgatccaaaatcacccctccaaatcgtttttgtttatctattacttaaataagtgattttcacaccttttctttttgtctgttttgtgatttcgtgggtcatcgtttgttttgatttcccatatttttgtggtgtattttgatttctcgtctttgtgcgggtattttgtttttccgtttttgtgcggtgttcatttgtttcaggttgaaagattagtttcgatctagtgcagattcaatcaatgactttggtgccgtcaacgctacagatccggaagcatgaatatttcggacatctcaatacagtcaatacattaatatttgtaggcatatgcaatttgccgttttatgctattaacatggatgctgtggatttgttcgcagattcatcctttttgtttttggcgattttgaatttgtattgcaacgatgtactctatcgatttgaatgaatgaatatcatttattttctgtccaaaaaaaaaaaatacttagttttaatacaaatataaaagtaaaatataattaataaagttAATGCAAATAATATTAATTCGAATGGAGAAGAGAAGGAATCATTGGGTTCGATGGAAAGACGTTTGTCTTCCCATGGAGAAAGGTGGGTTAGGTGTTAAGGATATAGCTTTGTTTAATATTCCTCTTCTTAACAAGTGGAGGTGGCGTATTTTTCAAGGTCAAAGTTCTCTTTGGATTGAAGTCTTAAAGGCCCGATATGGTGATTTAGCGTCCTCCTTGTTGATTAATAATAAGGTTAGTAATTCCTCCCCATTTCTCCGTGGTGtctcttcatctttttcttcgtTATGGTGGAGAGATTTGGTTAAGATTAGTTCTTCCTTCCATGTGGACCCTTTGGTGGATAAGGTTAAATTTAATATTCACAACGGGTTCCACACACCTTTTTGGGAAACTTCGTGGTTGGAAGGGATTCCTTTGAAAGAGGAGTTTCCGGATTTGTATTTATATTCTAGTTTGAAAGGGGTTTCGGTGGCGGGAATGGGGGGTGGAAGGAAGGCACGTGGTGTTGGGGTGATTTTGGCTTAAATTTGGAGGATACTTTTTTAGAGCCGGATTTGTTGAAGTTGAAGAGTCGGGTGAATGCTTTTACCGGGTAGAGACATGGATCGGATTCAGTTTGTTGGACCGAAGGACCGTCGATGGAATTCTCGGTAGCTTCTTGTTATCATCTTTACTTGAATTTCCATATTCCGTTCGGACCACCTAACATCCACGAtggtgtttttggtttttttgtgGAAAATGGAGGTTCCGTACAAGATCAAGGCATTTGGATGGAGACTCTTTCTAGATAGGCTCCCAACGGTTGACGGTTTGGTGTATAGAGGCATGACTTTCTCCATTGATGATTCTAAATGTGTTTTGTGTGGTATTGTTTCGGAAGATaggaaccatttcttttttgattGTTTGGTGGGTACAAAGATTTGGAGTGAAATAGCTTTTTGGATTGGTAAAGGAGGaatttcggaaaaggagtgtatACCGCATTTTATGGAGTGGCACTCTTTCTTCCGTTCTCGTAAGATTATAGATAGTAAATTGGACGTGGTGTGGCTAGCAACCGTTTGGTCCTTTTGGTTACTTAGGAATGGTGTGCGTTTTCGGAAGAAAGCTTGGAGCATAAACAATACCGTTTGGAAC
The Vicia villosa cultivar HV-30 ecotype Madison, WI linkage group LG6, Vvil1.0, whole genome shotgun sequence genome window above contains:
- the LOC131614471 gene encoding uncharacterized protein LOC131614471, whose product is MVFLVFLWKMEVPYKIKAFGWRLFLDRLPTVDGLVYRGMTFSIDDSKCVLCGIVSEDRNHFFFDCLVGTKIWSEIAFWIGKGGISEKECIPHFMEWHSFFRSRKIIDSKLDVVWLATVWSFWLLRNGVRFRKKAWSINNTVWNIKFLVWKWSFCGKITHPNYSFYDFSKDPLFFLS